One Streptomyces sp. NBC_01217 genomic region harbors:
- a CDS encoding FUSC family protein, with product MHGVKNLIAALLAWEITTLWIHGERSYVAVATALLMVNASTVYRSVTQAVRSMATRAAGVSLALGTVWLLGSTAGSIAGIVGIALVAAGRRASDNRLQIASTAVLTLTAAAAAPVGNIVLTATAALSGAVVGVAVNALILPPIHLDESDDAIRDLARVMGELLRDMGHGLRERRHVARAHDWVQDGRSLGRRVANARERVQEGQESLRWNTCWAVRPQRRPVTYDDVLATLHGVSLQVRGIARTLADNVDDSHTEHHLGQQFLDRYAEMLKLAGQAVEAFVEVESAARPEEARAREGLREAILRARAWHETMTDLIGRGALVKPGAWHVYGSLMTDVERLLADLDHADRL from the coding sequence GTGCACGGGGTCAAGAACCTGATCGCGGCGCTGCTCGCCTGGGAGATCACCACTCTCTGGATTCATGGAGAGCGCTCATACGTGGCCGTGGCCACCGCGCTGCTCATGGTCAATGCCTCGACGGTGTACCGCTCCGTGACGCAGGCCGTGAGGAGCATGGCCACCAGGGCGGCGGGCGTGTCGCTGGCCCTGGGGACCGTGTGGCTGCTGGGGTCCACTGCCGGGAGCATCGCGGGCATCGTGGGGATCGCCCTGGTCGCGGCCGGGCGTCGCGCCTCCGACAACCGGCTCCAGATCGCATCGACGGCTGTTCTCACGCTCACGGCCGCCGCTGCCGCTCCGGTCGGCAACATCGTCCTGACGGCGACGGCCGCGCTGAGCGGCGCGGTGGTGGGCGTCGCGGTGAACGCACTGATCCTGCCGCCGATCCATCTGGACGAATCCGATGATGCGATACGTGATCTCGCCCGCGTCATGGGGGAGTTGCTGCGTGACATGGGCCACGGGCTGCGGGAGCGCCGGCATGTCGCCCGCGCACACGACTGGGTGCAGGACGGCAGGAGCCTGGGCCGACGGGTCGCGAACGCGCGTGAGCGTGTGCAGGAGGGGCAGGAGAGTCTGCGCTGGAACACCTGCTGGGCGGTGCGTCCGCAGCGCCGACCGGTGACCTACGACGATGTGCTCGCCACCTTGCACGGTGTGTCGCTCCAGGTGCGAGGAATCGCGCGGACGCTGGCCGACAACGTGGACGACAGTCACACCGAGCATCATCTGGGACAGCAGTTCCTCGACCGGTACGCCGAGATGCTCAAGCTGGCGGGGCAGGCGGTCGAGGCGTTCGTCGAGGTCGAGAGCGCGGCCCGCCCGGAGGAGGCGCGTGCCCGTGAGGGGCTTCGGGAGGCGATCCTGCGTGCTCGGGCATGGCACGAGACCATGACCGACCTCATCGGCCGGGGCGCGCTGGTCAAGCCGGGCGCCTGGCATGTCTACGGATCGCTCATGACCGATGTGGAACGACTCCTGGCCGACCTGGACCACGCCGACAGGCTCTGA
- a CDS encoding MauE/DoxX family redox-associated membrane protein gives MIGFYGGLTASIVLLSLLVGAGSHAARPAALGEALRVHGVLGPRSRRYAAVVLPFAEGALGAAGAAALLTGHQRGLQAVLAASTALFGLYAGYSRHVLALGRGGPCGCSRQDVPLSRWVTRRATALAGLASAGAVIGGAGPVRLSAAGLITLMLAAAACTVLLWSLPAAMHEPAAASFHLPTRATVHQPADATVHRTAEGVSTRWTSPPVL, from the coding sequence GTGATCGGCTTCTACGGCGGGCTGACCGCCTCGATCGTCCTACTGAGCCTGCTCGTCGGCGCGGGCTCTCACGCCGCCCGTCCGGCTGCCCTGGGTGAGGCGCTGCGGGTGCACGGCGTGCTGGGCCCGCGGTCGCGCCGGTACGCGGCCGTCGTCCTGCCTTTCGCGGAGGGCGCTTTGGGGGCAGCCGGCGCGGCCGCGCTGCTGACGGGTCACCAGCGGGGGCTGCAGGCCGTACTCGCCGCGTCGACCGCCCTCTTCGGGCTCTACGCCGGCTACTCGCGGCACGTCCTCGCCCTCGGCCGCGGGGGGCCATGCGGCTGTTCGCGCCAGGATGTGCCCCTGAGCCGCTGGGTGACCCGGCGGGCCACGGCCCTCGCCGGACTCGCGTCGGCCGGCGCGGTCATCGGGGGGGCCGGCCCCGTACGGCTCTCCGCAGCGGGGCTGATCACACTGATGCTCGCAGCGGCTGCCTGCACCGTGCTGCTGTGGTCCCTGCCTGCCGCCATGCACGAGCCGGCCGCAGCATCCTTCCACCTGCCGACCAGGGCCACTGTTCACCAGCCGGCCGACGCCACCGTGCACCGGACTGCCGAAGGAGTGTCGACGCGATGGACTTCACCACCAGTGCTGTGA
- a CDS encoding peptidoglycan-binding domain-containing protein, whose product MTSLDDVPTLRRSGSGSLRSRTGRGALPSFAPSRRTVLQAATAVGFAALGVFSAARQAYADGYDIWTGACPSYAEDHNCSPGCGPSTIYADACVTSGTNTGFHRSDGVTWTLRPNQCYAGTYDGWLWRYSAACGSCGCGIERRCHDGYRNTGSGWVKSICRWTTDCDCPGSISWPTISRGATGPDVHTIQHLLTHHGQPTDADGIFGPDTEAQVEEFQSANGLSPTGSVSPATWPVLVVTVRQGDVNDAVRGAQRQLNKHGSALTVDGNFGSLTRQAVVSFQSLHGLTADGVVGQNTWLTLTGTV is encoded by the coding sequence ATGACTTCACTGGACGACGTGCCCACGCTGCGCCGCTCCGGGAGCGGCAGCCTTCGCTCCCGGACCGGGCGCGGGGCCCTGCCATCCTTCGCACCGTCCAGGCGCACAGTGCTGCAGGCGGCGACCGCCGTGGGCTTCGCCGCGCTCGGGGTGTTCTCCGCCGCCCGGCAGGCGTACGCCGACGGCTACGACATCTGGACCGGTGCGTGCCCGAGTTACGCCGAGGACCACAACTGCTCCCCGGGCTGCGGGCCCAGCACCATCTATGCCGACGCGTGCGTGACATCGGGGACGAACACCGGCTTCCACCGGTCGGACGGTGTCACCTGGACCCTGCGGCCCAACCAGTGCTACGCGGGCACCTACGACGGCTGGCTGTGGCGCTACAGCGCGGCCTGCGGCAGCTGCGGCTGCGGTATCGAGCGGCGCTGCCACGACGGGTACCGCAACACCGGCTCCGGCTGGGTGAAGTCCATCTGCCGCTGGACCACCGACTGCGACTGCCCCGGCTCCATCAGCTGGCCGACCATCAGCCGCGGCGCCACCGGGCCCGACGTCCACACCATCCAGCACCTGCTCACCCACCACGGTCAACCGACGGATGCCGACGGCATCTTCGGACCGGACACCGAGGCACAGGTCGAGGAGTTCCAGTCGGCGAACGGACTCAGCCCCACGGGCAGCGTCAGCCCGGCCACCTGGCCGGTACTGGTCGTCACCGTGCGCCAAGGAGACGTGAACGATGCCGTACGCGGCGCGCAGCGGCAGCTCAACAAGCACGGCTCCGCACTGACGGTCGACGGCAACTTCGGTTCGCTCACACGCCAGGCCGTCGTCTCGTTCCAGTCCCTGCACGGCCTGACCGCCGACGGCGTGGTCGGCCAGAACACCTGGCTCACGCTGACCGGGACGGTCTAG
- a CDS encoding D-Ala-D-Ala carboxypeptidase family metallohydrolase translates to MLRRTIQLVLSIVMIMTATVGGMLATAAPAQADECYTWGRTLSEGMSGSDVTQLQIRVAGHVDYGEILSVDGNFGPRTKAAVTKFQQAYGLAADGVAGSQTFSKIYALQDPDCTPIHFTYAELNKCNSDWSGGAVSAATAKSNGLRTMWKLEALRHAMGDVPITVSSGFRSNSCNSAVGGASNSRHLYGDAADLVGSPSFCQLAQRARYHGFGGIFGPGYPDHNDHTHVDGRTSRSWSAPNCGV, encoded by the coding sequence ATGTTGAGGCGTACGATCCAGCTCGTTCTGAGTATTGTCATGATCATGACTGCAACTGTGGGTGGCATGCTGGCCACGGCCGCCCCGGCCCAGGCCGACGAGTGCTACACCTGGGGCCGCACCCTGTCCGAGGGCATGTCGGGCTCCGACGTGACTCAACTGCAGATCCGGGTGGCCGGGCATGTGGACTACGGCGAGATCCTCTCCGTCGACGGCAACTTCGGCCCACGGACCAAGGCCGCGGTCACCAAGTTCCAGCAGGCGTACGGGCTGGCGGCGGACGGCGTCGCGGGTTCCCAGACGTTCAGCAAGATCTACGCGCTGCAGGACCCGGACTGCACCCCCATCCACTTCACCTACGCCGAACTGAACAAGTGCAACTCCGACTGGTCCGGTGGTGCGGTCAGTGCCGCGACGGCCAAGTCCAACGGCCTGCGCACGATGTGGAAGCTGGAGGCCCTGCGGCACGCCATGGGCGACGTGCCGATCACCGTGTCCAGCGGATTCCGCTCGAATTCCTGCAACAGCGCGGTGGGCGGCGCCTCGAACAGCCGGCACCTGTACGGTGACGCCGCCGATCTGGTCGGCAGCCCGTCGTTCTGCCAGCTCGCCCAGCGGGCCCGTTACCACGGCTTCGGCGGCATCTTCGGCCCAGGCTACCCGGACCACAACGACCACACCCACGTGGACGGACGCACCAGCCGCTCCTGGTCCGCGCCCAACTGCGGCGTCTGA
- a CDS encoding glycoside hydrolase domain-containing protein → MSSRIPWRARAGTALLAVLAGIGAFAVPGPAAAAAPPEKSRQTVTYHGYRIEVPADWQVVDLTENPRACLRFDRPAVYLGEPADQNDCPAGVVGRTAGIVVEPITARSAGQATAATARTQRGKATAPSPVSSNDTIQIAVEDVGVLVTAAHTPETESLVRGVLASAELTKGAERTELPRAAGQSDATLLAAAGPQPGSYLGKGFDACTAPSQAAMNAWQASSPYSAVGVYISGSFRGCAQPNLTASWVTSQTNNGWRLFPIDVGRQAPCTSYSLKMSTDPATARSQGVTAAADAITAASNLGIPAGSAIYSDIEAYTSTASCKAAVLSYLSGWTERLHSSGYLSGFYSSAASGIKDAAAEYNNSAYTRVDHLFYAWWNGAADTNTGSYVPSTYWSSHQRIHQYAGEVTESYGGYSINIDRDYLDVGNGTTPPTPTCTGANLDFTAYTTVQSGSTGDQVKAAQCLLKAAGFDPGTPDGVFGPGTATAARNFQTSKGLTADGVVGPKTWTALLSRGTTPTVQNGSTGEAVTRLQRALTAALGRTVAIDGVFGSGTAQAVRDYQSSRGLGADGVVGPATWGALQSGK, encoded by the coding sequence ATGTCGTCCCGCATCCCCTGGCGCGCCCGCGCCGGAACGGCCCTGCTGGCGGTGCTCGCCGGTATCGGCGCGTTCGCCGTCCCCGGCCCCGCCGCGGCCGCCGCCCCGCCCGAGAAGAGCCGACAGACCGTCACCTACCACGGCTACCGCATCGAGGTGCCCGCCGACTGGCAGGTGGTCGATCTGACCGAGAACCCGCGCGCCTGCCTCCGGTTCGACAGACCCGCCGTCTACCTGGGCGAGCCCGCCGACCAGAACGACTGCCCCGCCGGAGTCGTCGGCCGTACGGCGGGCATCGTCGTGGAGCCCATCACCGCCCGCTCCGCCGGCCAGGCGACGGCGGCGACCGCGCGGACACAGCGCGGCAAGGCCACCGCCCCGTCCCCCGTGTCCAGCAACGACACCATCCAGATCGCGGTCGAGGACGTCGGTGTCCTCGTGACCGCCGCCCACACCCCGGAGACCGAGAGCCTGGTGCGCGGCGTTCTCGCCTCGGCCGAGCTCACCAAGGGCGCCGAGCGCACCGAGCTGCCCCGCGCGGCCGGGCAGTCCGACGCCACCCTCCTGGCCGCGGCCGGGCCACAACCGGGCAGCTATCTGGGCAAGGGCTTCGACGCCTGCACCGCGCCCTCGCAAGCCGCCATGAACGCCTGGCAGGCGAGCTCGCCGTACAGCGCGGTCGGCGTCTACATCAGCGGCTCCTTCCGCGGCTGCGCCCAGCCGAATCTGACGGCGAGCTGGGTGACCAGCCAGACCAACAACGGATGGCGTCTGTTCCCCATCGACGTCGGCCGCCAGGCGCCGTGCACCAGCTACTCGCTGAAGATGTCCACCGATCCGGCCACGGCCAGGTCCCAGGGCGTCACCGCGGCGGCCGACGCCATCACCGCCGCGTCGAACCTCGGTATCCCGGCGGGCAGCGCCATCTACAGCGACATCGAGGCATACACCTCCACGGCCTCCTGCAAGGCGGCCGTGCTGTCGTACCTCTCCGGCTGGACCGAGCGGCTGCACAGCAGCGGCTATCTGTCGGGTTTCTACTCCAGCGCCGCCTCCGGCATCAAGGACGCCGCCGCCGAATACAACAACAGCGCCTACACGCGGGTCGACCACCTCTTCTACGCGTGGTGGAACGGCGCCGCCGACACCAACACCGGTTCCTACGTGCCGTCCACCTACTGGTCCAGCCACCAGCGGATCCACCAGTACGCGGGCGAGGTCACCGAGTCCTACGGCGGCTACTCGATCAACATCGACCGCGACTACCTGGACGTGGGCAACGGCACCACCCCGCCCACGCCCACCTGCACCGGGGCGAACCTCGACTTCACCGCGTACACCACCGTCCAGAGCGGCTCGACCGGAGACCAGGTCAAGGCCGCCCAGTGCCTGCTCAAGGCCGCCGGCTTCGACCCGGGTACGCCGGACGGGGTCTTCGGCCCCGGCACCGCCACCGCCGCCAGGAACTTCCAGACCAGCAAGGGACTCACTGCGGACGGTGTGGTCGGCCCGAAGACCTGGACCGCCCTGCTGTCCCGCGGAACCACCCCCACCGTCCAGAACGGCTCGACGGGAGAAGCCGTCACCCGGCTGCAACGCGCCCTGACCGCCGCGCTCGGCCGGACGGTGGCCATCGACGGCGTCTTCGGCTCGGGCACCGCCCAGGCCGTACGCGACTACCAGTCCTCGCGCGGACTGGGCGCCGACGGCGTCGTCGGCCCCGCCACCTGGGGCGCCCTCCAGTCGGGAAAGTGA
- a CDS encoding penicillin-insensitive murein endopeptidase: MRRLVRIITLFTAVAGLLFGLGVPAQAFPQAAFPLTSNGSRGSDVVALQHLLAAHGRSVSVDGVFGSGTHSAVVGFQQSKGLAADGIVGPATWGALAITVRQGDNGPAVTAVQSLLNAKRGAGLSVDGAFGPATDSAVRTFQSHAGIGADGVVGPATWRNLLWHYENIDFGAGTMCAQSPDGNAGAHWATAGAVGQLEAAAATFATTGNGRLPVGDAGFEHGGDIPGHASHEVGMDIDVWPARTDSAQCTAGRITWQSSTYDRAATRRLVQEIRAKAPGHVELIFFNDPQLISEGLTTSYPNHDNHLHIRYR; the protein is encoded by the coding sequence GTGAGACGACTCGTACGCATCATCACGCTGTTCACCGCGGTGGCGGGCCTGCTCTTCGGACTGGGCGTCCCCGCGCAGGCCTTCCCGCAGGCCGCGTTCCCGCTGACGAGCAACGGCAGCCGGGGCTCCGACGTCGTCGCGCTGCAGCACCTGCTCGCCGCGCACGGCCGCTCCGTTTCGGTGGACGGCGTCTTCGGCTCGGGCACGCACAGCGCGGTGGTGGGCTTCCAGCAGTCCAAGGGCCTGGCCGCGGACGGCATCGTCGGGCCCGCCACCTGGGGCGCGCTCGCAATCACCGTACGACAGGGCGACAACGGGCCGGCGGTGACGGCCGTCCAGTCGCTGCTCAACGCCAAGCGGGGCGCCGGCCTCTCCGTCGACGGGGCCTTCGGACCCGCCACCGACTCCGCCGTCCGCACCTTCCAGTCCCATGCGGGAATCGGCGCGGACGGCGTCGTCGGGCCGGCCACCTGGCGGAACCTGCTGTGGCACTACGAGAACATCGACTTCGGCGCCGGCACGATGTGCGCACAGAGCCCCGACGGCAACGCGGGCGCCCACTGGGCGACAGCCGGCGCCGTCGGTCAGCTGGAGGCCGCCGCCGCCACCTTCGCCACCACCGGGAACGGCAGACTGCCGGTCGGCGACGCGGGCTTCGAGCACGGCGGTGACATACCCGGCCACGCCAGCCACGAGGTCGGGATGGACATCGACGTGTGGCCGGCCCGCACCGACTCGGCGCAGTGCACCGCGGGGCGGATCACCTGGCAGTCGAGCACCTACGACCGCGCGGCCACCCGCAGGCTCGTGCAGGAGATCCGGGCGAAGGCACCCGGCCATGTCGAGCTGATCTTCTTCAACGATCCGCAGCTGATCTCGGAAGGGCTGACCACGAGTTACCCGAACCACGACAACCACCTGCACATCCGCTACAGGTAG
- the selD gene encoding selenide, water dikinase SelD, giving the protein MTSVGPAAKPAAPVRLTQYAHGGGCACKIPPGELEAMVAGLLPSRNSGQAPGGDEDRLLVGLDDGDDAAVVRTGDGTALVSTADFFTPVVDDARDWGRIAAANALSDVYAMGGRPVVGLNLLGWPRDVLPAELAREVLAGALDIARSAGCLVGGGHSIDSPEPLYGMAVTGLVDPDRLLRNDAGRPGVPLTLTKPLGVGILNNRHKRTGEVFAHAVASMAALNDKAGAAALEAGAVCATDVTGFGLLGHLHKLARASGVTAVVDAAAVPVLDGARESLRAGYLSGGTRRNLDWVRPHLDAGRASENQLHLLADAQTSGGLLVAGEIPGHPVIGELVPAVAGTTLLIR; this is encoded by the coding sequence ATGACGTCTGTTGGCCCCGCTGCCAAACCCGCCGCGCCCGTACGGCTGACGCAGTACGCACACGGCGGCGGCTGCGCCTGCAAGATCCCTCCGGGGGAGCTGGAGGCGATGGTCGCGGGGCTGCTGCCGTCCCGGAACTCCGGACAGGCGCCGGGCGGCGACGAGGACCGGCTGCTGGTCGGACTCGACGACGGCGACGACGCCGCGGTGGTGCGCACCGGTGACGGCACCGCCCTGGTGTCAACGGCGGACTTCTTCACGCCTGTTGTCGACGACGCCCGCGACTGGGGCCGGATCGCCGCGGCCAACGCCCTGTCCGACGTCTACGCGATGGGCGGCCGCCCCGTCGTCGGGCTCAACCTGCTGGGCTGGCCCCGTGACGTACTGCCCGCGGAGCTGGCCCGGGAGGTCCTGGCGGGGGCGCTCGACATCGCCCGCAGCGCCGGCTGCCTCGTCGGCGGCGGCCACAGCATCGACAGCCCGGAACCGCTCTACGGAATGGCTGTGACCGGCCTGGTGGATCCGGACCGGCTGCTGCGCAACGACGCAGGCAGGCCGGGTGTGCCGCTGACCCTGACCAAACCGCTGGGCGTCGGAATACTCAACAACCGCCACAAGCGGACGGGCGAGGTCTTTGCCCACGCCGTCGCAAGCATGGCGGCGCTCAACGACAAGGCCGGCGCCGCTGCCCTGGAGGCCGGCGCCGTGTGTGCCACCGATGTGACCGGATTCGGGCTGCTCGGCCATCTGCACAAGCTGGCCCGGGCCAGCGGCGTCACGGCCGTGGTGGACGCCGCCGCCGTTCCCGTTCTCGACGGCGCCCGGGAGTCCCTGCGGGCCGGGTACCTCAGCGGCGGCACCCGGCGCAATCTCGACTGGGTGCGTCCGCACCTGGACGCGGGTCGGGCGAGCGAGAACCAGTTGCACCTGCTTGCCGACGCGCAGACCTCCGGCGGGCTGCTGGTCGCCGGGGAGATACCCGGACATCCGGTCATCGGGGAACTGGTGCCCGCCGTGGCGGGCACCACACTGCTGATCCGCTGA
- the selA gene encoding L-seryl-tRNA(Sec) selenium transferase — MADEIRQPPADTRRQVPSTTVLLGDPRLSEASARLGRPIVKAAVATAQQAVRDGRIIPGDAVHAALAALPARAAGLNPVHNATGVVLHTNLGRAPLSRSALEAMAAAGGYTDVELDLSNGRRAPRGRSAMAALREAVPAAEAVHVVNNGAAALALAAVTLAPGRDILLSRGEFVEIGDGFRIPELLTSCGARIREVGTTNRTRLGDYADAAGPDTGFVLKVHPSNFTVSGFTRGVDVGELASLGLPVVVDIGSGLLAPDPVLPHEPDAATALRAGATLVTASGDKLLGGPQAGLVLGRAAVVERMRRHPLARALRVDKFTLAALEATLRGPEPPVHAALHMPLPQLRTRTLRLAEGLARRGLDVRVVPCEAVVGGGGAPGTALPSCALSLPDDLAAPLRTGEPAVLGRVVRGRLLLDLRCVPQACDDDILAAVLRAAGR; from the coding sequence GTGGCGGACGAGATTCGGCAGCCGCCGGCGGACACCCGGCGGCAGGTGCCGAGCACCACGGTGCTGCTCGGCGATCCCCGGCTGAGCGAGGCTTCCGCACGGCTGGGCAGACCCATCGTCAAGGCCGCGGTCGCCACCGCCCAGCAGGCCGTACGCGACGGACGGATCATCCCGGGCGACGCGGTCCACGCCGCTCTTGCCGCGCTCCCCGCACGCGCGGCCGGACTGAACCCCGTACACAACGCCACGGGCGTGGTGCTGCACACCAATCTGGGACGGGCCCCGCTGTCGCGGTCCGCGCTGGAGGCGATGGCGGCGGCCGGCGGATACACGGACGTCGAGCTGGACCTGAGCAACGGCAGACGGGCGCCGCGCGGCCGCAGCGCCATGGCGGCCCTCCGGGAAGCGGTGCCGGCCGCGGAGGCCGTGCACGTGGTCAACAACGGAGCCGCCGCTCTGGCGCTTGCAGCGGTGACGCTGGCACCGGGGCGCGACATCCTGCTCAGCCGGGGCGAGTTCGTGGAGATCGGCGACGGCTTCCGGATACCCGAACTGCTGACCTCCTGCGGCGCCCGGATACGCGAGGTCGGCACCACCAACCGGACCCGTCTCGGCGACTACGCGGACGCCGCCGGTCCGGACACCGGCTTCGTCCTCAAGGTGCACCCGTCGAACTTCACCGTGAGCGGCTTCACCCGGGGAGTGGACGTCGGGGAACTGGCGTCGCTGGGCCTGCCCGTGGTGGTCGACATCGGCTCCGGCCTCCTCGCGCCGGATCCGGTGCTGCCGCACGAGCCGGACGCGGCCACGGCCCTGCGTGCCGGGGCCACGCTGGTCACCGCCAGCGGGGACAAGCTGCTCGGCGGTCCGCAGGCGGGGCTGGTCCTCGGCCGGGCCGCCGTCGTGGAGCGGATGCGCCGCCATCCGCTGGCCCGCGCCCTGCGCGTGGACAAGTTCACCCTGGCCGCGCTGGAAGCGACACTGCGCGGTCCCGAGCCACCCGTGCACGCAGCCCTGCACATGCCACTGCCGCAGCTGCGTACACGCACGCTGCGCCTGGCCGAAGGCCTGGCACGTCGAGGTCTGGACGTCCGCGTCGTGCCCTGCGAGGCGGTGGTCGGAGGAGGCGGCGCCCCCGGGACCGCTCTGCCGTCCTGTGCGCTCAGCCTCCCCGACGACCTGGCGGCTCCGCTGCGCACCGGTGAACCGGCCGTGCTCGGAAGGGTGGTGCGCGGCCGACTGCTGCTGGACCTGCGGTGCGTACCGCAGGCGTGCGACGACGACATCCTCGCCGCGGTGCTGCGCGCGGCGGGGCGGTGA
- the selB gene encoding selenocysteine-specific translation elongation factor has product MRVIATAGHVDHGKSTLIHALTGTHPDRLAQERRRGLTIDLGFAWTDLPSGERLAFVDVPGHERFVPTMLAGVGPVPAVLFVVAADEGWKPQSAEHLAAVDALGVRHGLLAVTRCDLADPGPATAQARDRIRSSTLGGVEAVAVSARTGAGLAKLRAALDRLAARLPDGDADSPVRLWIDRSFTVRGSGLVVTGTLGAGRIRSGDALVTARSGRSVRVRSLQALGEETGLVRATARVAVNLRGLEKDSTGRGDALLTPDSFLPCLRCDVRVHGAAPAAALPRTAVAHIGSAAVPVRVRPLGEDIVRLTLPAPLPLPLRIGDRAVLRDPGLRRVLAGLTVLDPQPPELRRRGSAARRAAELGDARGTPGEAAELRRRLLVRRGELTAMGVAVCSAPVADDWLADPAHWSALRARLAELVTAYHSQRPTEEGMPVEAARHRLGLPAASLVEALVTPPLRMSRGRVTAGPDGLPADVADAVQRLTTELADRPFAAPHAQRLTELGLGRRELATAVRHGAVLRLAEQVVLLPDAPRLAADRLSELDQPFTVGTASRALDTTRRVTIPLLEHCDGQGITQLLPDKRRRCAPRSRPSSLTAP; this is encoded by the coding sequence ATGCGGGTCATCGCGACAGCCGGGCACGTCGACCACGGCAAGAGCACACTCATCCACGCGCTGACCGGCACCCACCCCGACCGGCTGGCGCAGGAGCGGCGCCGTGGCCTGACCATCGACCTGGGCTTCGCATGGACGGATCTGCCATCGGGCGAACGCCTCGCGTTCGTCGACGTCCCGGGACACGAGAGGTTCGTCCCCACCATGCTGGCCGGCGTGGGGCCCGTGCCCGCCGTGCTGTTCGTCGTCGCCGCCGACGAGGGCTGGAAGCCGCAGTCCGCCGAGCACTTGGCCGCCGTGGACGCCCTGGGCGTACGGCACGGACTGCTCGCCGTCACCCGCTGCGATCTGGCCGACCCCGGCCCCGCCACGGCGCAGGCACGGGACCGGATCCGGTCCAGCACCCTCGGCGGCGTCGAGGCCGTGGCCGTCAGCGCCCGCACCGGCGCGGGCCTCGCCAAGTTGCGCGCCGCCCTCGACCGGCTGGCCGCGCGGCTGCCGGACGGGGACGCCGACTCCCCGGTGCGGCTGTGGATCGACCGGTCCTTCACCGTACGAGGCAGCGGTCTTGTGGTCACCGGCACGCTCGGAGCGGGGCGGATCCGCAGCGGCGACGCCCTGGTGACCGCCCGCTCAGGCCGTTCTGTGCGCGTCAGGTCGCTGCAGGCGCTCGGCGAGGAGACCGGCCTGGTGCGGGCCACCGCCCGGGTCGCCGTCAACCTCCGGGGACTTGAGAAGGATTCGACGGGCCGCGGCGATGCCCTGCTCACGCCCGACAGCTTCCTCCCCTGCCTGCGCTGCGACGTGCGCGTACACGGGGCAGCACCGGCCGCGGCGCTGCCCCGCACCGCCGTCGCCCACATCGGCTCGGCGGCCGTGCCGGTACGCGTACGGCCGCTCGGCGAGGACATCGTCCGGCTGACCCTGCCGGCGCCACTGCCACTGCCGCTGCGCATCGGTGACCGCGCGGTGCTGCGCGATCCCGGCCTGCGGCGGGTGCTGGCCGGGCTGACGGTGCTCGATCCCCAGCCACCGGAACTGCGGCGCCGCGGTTCCGCGGCACGGCGGGCGGCCGAGCTGGGCGACGCTCGCGGCACTCCGGGCGAGGCGGCCGAGCTACGGCGCCGACTGCTGGTCAGACGCGGTGAGCTGACCGCGATGGGGGTGGCCGTGTGCTCCGCGCCGGTCGCGGACGACTGGCTTGCCGACCCCGCCCACTGGAGCGCCCTGCGCGCCCGGCTGGCCGAACTGGTCACCGCGTACCACTCCCAGCGGCCCACCGAGGAGGGCATGCCGGTGGAGGCCGCTCGGCACCGTCTGGGGCTGCCTGCCGCCTCCCTGGTTGAGGCGCTGGTCACGCCGCCCCTGCGGATGAGCCGCGGGCGCGTGACCGCCGGGCCCGACGGCCTGCCCGCCGACGTGGCGGACGCGGTGCAGCGTCTCACCACCGAGCTCGCCGACCGGCCCTTCGCCGCCCCCCACGCACAGCGGCTCACGGAACTCGGCCTCGGCCGGCGCGAGCTCGCCACGGCGGTCCGCCACGGAGCGGTACTGCGGCTCGCGGAGCAGGTGGTGCTGCTGCCGGACGCCCCCCGGCTGGCGGCCGACCGGCTGAGCGAACTCGACCAGCCGTTCACCGTGGGAACGGCGAGCCGCGCCCTGGACACCACCCGACGCGTCACCATTCCCCTGCTGGAGCACTGCGACGGTCAGGGCATCACCCAGCTGCTTCCCGACAAGCGCCGCCGGTGCGCGCCCCGCAGTCGGCCGTCGTCCCTCACCGCACCGTGA
- a CDS encoding Fur family transcriptional regulator has translation MSDLLERLRGHGWRMTSQRRVVAEVLDGDHVHLTADEVHARAAQRLPEISRATVYNTLGEMVSLGEVIEVSTDGRAKRYDPNAHHPHQHLVCSGCGAIRDVRPTGNPLADLPAAERFGFTVSEVEVTYRGLCPSCA, from the coding sequence ATGAGTGACCTGCTGGAGCGACTGCGAGGGCATGGCTGGCGGATGACCTCCCAGCGACGAGTCGTTGCGGAGGTCCTCGACGGCGACCACGTGCATCTCACGGCCGACGAAGTACACGCCCGCGCGGCGCAGCGGCTGCCCGAGATCTCCCGGGCGACCGTCTACAACACCCTGGGCGAGATGGTCTCCCTCGGTGAGGTCATCGAGGTCTCCACCGACGGCCGTGCCAAGCGCTACGACCCCAACGCCCACCACCCGCACCAGCACCTGGTGTGCTCCGGCTGCGGCGCCATCCGCGATGTCCGGCCGACCGGCAATCCGCTGGCCGACCTCCCTGCGGCGGAACGGTTCGGCTTCACGGTGTCCGAGGTCGAGGTCACCTATCGCGGGCTGTGCCCGTCCTGCGCCTGA